A region of Streptomyces sp. R44 DNA encodes the following proteins:
- a CDS encoding TOMM precursor leader peptide-binding protein, with product MHPMVKPALRRAWRSLRCVQFGVAPAHAVVLGPVDQETGAVLGLLDGTRGTALLRAEARALGLPDGRLEALLGRLESAGLLTDASTGRPGKAGPAAGAVDVALDPLRADLASLSVVHPEPERAARTLTARRALRVQVRGAGRVGATVAALLAAAGVGTVEVLDSGRVEPWETAPGGLPAEAVGERRATAARRWVGRWAREPGRGGPAGGAGPGGPGGPGGSRRPRGRGGPGQAAGAPGLSLVVVTPRDGLGAYVPDPLPAEPWISTGTPHLYAGVLEATGVVGPLVLPGGTACARCLQEERTDRDPVTPRLLAQWRSGAPHPLPACDLGLATAVAGLAAAHALAFLDGDLPASTGTRWEVSLPLLEWRAERLRPHPACPCGAARGREGERASAAGDAHDTMAG from the coding sequence ATGCATCCGATGGTGAAACCGGCGCTGCGGCGGGCATGGCGGAGTCTGCGGTGCGTCCAGTTCGGCGTCGCCCCCGCGCACGCGGTGGTGCTCGGCCCGGTCGACCAGGAGACGGGGGCGGTGCTCGGGCTGCTCGACGGCACCCGGGGGACCGCGCTGCTGCGGGCCGAGGCGCGGGCGCTCGGCCTCCCGGACGGACGTCTGGAGGCGCTCCTGGGCCGTCTGGAGTCCGCCGGGCTCCTCACGGACGCCTCGACCGGGCGGCCCGGGAAGGCGGGGCCGGCGGCCGGCGCGGTGGACGTCGCCCTCGACCCGCTCCGCGCGGACCTGGCCTCCCTCTCCGTGGTCCACCCCGAACCGGAGCGGGCGGCGCGGACCCTGACGGCCCGGCGGGCCCTGCGCGTCCAGGTCCGGGGCGCGGGGCGGGTCGGGGCGACGGTGGCGGCGCTGCTCGCCGCGGCGGGAGTGGGCACGGTCGAGGTCCTCGACTCGGGCCGGGTCGAACCCTGGGAGACGGCCCCGGGCGGCCTCCCGGCCGAGGCGGTCGGCGAACGGCGGGCGACGGCGGCGCGGCGCTGGGTGGGCCGCTGGGCACGGGAGCCGGGGCGCGGGGGACCGGCGGGCGGAGCCGGGCCGGGCGGACCGGGCGGGCCCGGCGGGTCGCGACGCCCGCGCGGTCGGGGCGGCCCGGGTCAAGCTGCGGGTGCGCCCGGCCTGTCACTCGTCGTGGTGACGCCCCGGGACGGTCTCGGCGCGTACGTCCCCGATCCGCTCCCCGCCGAGCCGTGGATCTCCACCGGCACCCCTCATCTCTACGCGGGCGTCCTGGAGGCGACGGGGGTCGTCGGGCCGCTCGTGCTGCCCGGCGGCACGGCCTGCGCGCGATGCCTCCAGGAGGAGCGGACGGACCGGGACCCGGTGACGCCCCGGCTGCTCGCCCAGTGGCGCTCGGGCGCCCCGCACCCGCTGCCCGCCTGCGACCTCGGCCTCGCCACGGCGGTGGCGGGTCTGGCCGCCGCGCACGCGCTGGCGTTTCTGGACGGGGACCTCCCGGCGAGCACGGGCACCCGCTGGGAGGTGTCACTGCCGCTCCTGGAGTGGCGGGCGGAGCGGCTGAGACCGCACCCGGCCTGCCCGTGCGGGGCGGCGCGCGGACGAGAAGGGGAGCGCGCCTCGGCGGCCGGGGACGCGCACGACACAATGGCGGGGTAA
- a CDS encoding SprT-like domain-containing protein, producing the protein MPADPQRSVTSEPPRGAGTSAVEVRRSPRRRKSVSAYREGDRTIVLIPARMSEAEERRWVGVMLDKLAAQESRKVLGDSELTERALRLSEQYFGGRARPGSVRWVTNQNTRWGSCTPSEGSIRLSHRLQGMPEYVVDYVLLHELAHLLVPGHGPRFWRLLEAYPRTERARGYLEGVVAAERLPHLPAAREE; encoded by the coding sequence GTGCCCGCCGACCCACAGCGCAGCGTGACCAGCGAACCGCCCCGCGGGGCGGGGACGAGTGCGGTAGAGGTCCGCAGAAGCCCACGCCGGAGGAAATCCGTCTCGGCCTACCGCGAGGGCGACCGGACCATCGTGCTCATCCCGGCCCGCATGTCGGAGGCGGAGGAGCGCCGCTGGGTGGGCGTCATGCTCGACAAGCTCGCCGCCCAGGAGAGCCGGAAGGTCCTCGGCGACAGTGAGCTCACCGAGCGGGCGCTGCGCCTCTCGGAGCAGTACTTCGGCGGCCGGGCCCGCCCCGGCTCGGTCCGCTGGGTGACCAACCAGAACACCCGCTGGGGCTCCTGCACCCCCTCCGAGGGCAGCATCCGCCTCTCCCACCGGCTCCAGGGCATGCCCGAGTACGTCGTCGACTACGTCCTCCTGCACGAGCTGGCCCATCTGCTCGTCCCCGGGCACGGGCCACGGTTCTGGCGGCTCCTGGAGGCGTACCCCCGCACCGAGCGGGCCCGCGGCTATCTGGAGGGCGTGGTCGCCGCCGAACGCCTGCCGCACCTTCCGGCGGCCCGCGAGGAGTGA
- a CDS encoding TerD family protein: MAREFQRGHKAKISDLTAGTDLYVGVQIAAPGLTFDISCFGLDADERLSDDRYFVFFNQPKSPEESIQLLGAQSGDTESFRITLDRIPANIHKLSFTATIDGAGQMSQVGPGHLRIVAGGEEVARYAFTGAEFTTERAVMLGDFYLKDVWRFAAVGQGFDGGLEALLRNFGGEVAEDEPAAPQQQAPAPGFAPPSQAAAAPAFGAPAAPAPAPAFGAPQAPVPPAPPVHTAPTMVAPLAPTAPVPPPAPAPAPYGQPPQQPQYGQVPGQPPGQYPGQIPGQAPGQYPGQYPGQGQPPQAPYGQPAPAPYGQQPPVYGQQPGVPQGAPATGAGLAAALAPYKETATGARWTPQNQQLMRVDLAMGGVPVLARQGSMVMYQGKVDFGYKGAGFAGRIVGNATGQEMQLMRCTGRGQVFLAENGAHLHPIELQGDGICVSAENVLAFDESLQYEVRRIEGHGIPGGALFTMQFQGTGTVVVKTHGVPVVLPVTPTTFADCNAVVAWSSASQVILSSQVRLRRNAYPGHSGETVNLQFRGAPGNFIVVQPYEV; encoded by the coding sequence ATGGCCAGGGAATTCCAACGCGGCCACAAGGCCAAGATCAGTGATCTGACCGCGGGGACCGATCTGTACGTGGGTGTGCAGATCGCGGCGCCCGGACTGACTTTCGACATCAGCTGCTTCGGACTCGACGCGGACGAGCGGCTCTCCGACGACCGCTACTTCGTCTTCTTCAACCAGCCGAAGTCGCCCGAGGAGTCCATCCAGCTGCTCGGAGCGCAGTCCGGTGACACCGAGTCGTTCCGCATCACCCTCGACCGCATCCCCGCGAACATCCACAAGCTGTCGTTCACCGCGACGATCGACGGCGCCGGCCAGATGTCCCAGGTCGGCCCCGGTCACCTGCGGATCGTGGCGGGCGGCGAGGAGGTCGCGCGCTACGCGTTCACGGGCGCGGAGTTCACCACCGAACGCGCGGTGATGCTGGGCGACTTCTACCTCAAGGACGTGTGGCGGTTCGCCGCCGTCGGCCAGGGCTTCGACGGAGGCCTGGAGGCGCTCCTGCGGAACTTTGGCGGCGAGGTCGCCGAGGACGAGCCCGCGGCCCCGCAGCAGCAGGCTCCGGCCCCCGGCTTCGCCCCGCCGTCGCAGGCGGCGGCGGCCCCGGCGTTCGGCGCGCCCGCCGCGCCCGCCCCGGCCCCCGCGTTCGGCGCCCCGCAGGCGCCGGTCCCGCCCGCGCCGCCGGTCCACACGGCGCCCACGATGGTCGCGCCCCTGGCCCCGACGGCCCCCGTGCCGCCGCCGGCCCCGGCCCCTGCCCCCTACGGGCAGCCGCCGCAGCAGCCCCAGTACGGCCAGGTTCCGGGACAGCCGCCCGGCCAGTACCCCGGGCAGATCCCGGGCCAGGCACCCGGCCAGTACCCGGGGCAGTACCCCGGCCAGGGCCAGCCGCCGCAGGCCCCCTATGGCCAGCCCGCCCCCGCCCCGTACGGGCAGCAGCCGCCGGTGTACGGGCAGCAGCCCGGCGTCCCGCAGGGCGCCCCGGCGACCGGCGCGGGGCTCGCCGCCGCGCTCGCGCCGTACAAGGAGACCGCCACCGGCGCCCGTTGGACCCCGCAGAACCAGCAGCTCATGCGGGTCGACCTCGCCATGGGCGGCGTTCCCGTGCTGGCCCGGCAGGGCTCCATGGTCATGTACCAGGGCAAGGTCGACTTCGGCTACAAGGGCGCGGGCTTCGCCGGCCGGATCGTCGGCAACGCCACCGGCCAGGAGATGCAGCTGATGCGCTGCACCGGCCGCGGCCAGGTCTTCCTCGCCGAGAACGGCGCCCATCTGCACCCGATCGAGCTCCAGGGCGACGGCATCTGCGTCTCCGCCGAGAACGTCCTCGCGTTCGACGAGTCCCTGCAGTACGAGGTCCGCCGCATCGAGGGCCACGGCATCCCCGGCGGCGCCCTGTTCACCATGCAGTTCCAGGGCACCGGCACCGTCGTCGTGAAGACCCACGGCGTCCCCGTCGTCCTGCCCGTCACGCCGACGACCTTCGCCGACTGCAACGCCGTCGTCGCCTGGTCGTCCGCGTCCCAGGTCATCCTCTCCAGCCAGGTCAGGCTGCGCCGCAACGCCTACCCGGGCCACAGCGGGGAGACCGTGAACCTCCAGTTCCGGGGAGCCCCCGGCAACTTCATCGTCGTCCAGCCCTACGAGGTCTGA
- a CDS encoding AIM24 family protein → MNQQLAGYAPTPVAARMENHGRTMLKVAMASGQDLYARTGSMVAYEGFISYEPNPPAVRQVAQQWATGEGAPIMKCTGDGLLYLADYGADVVVINLQNDSISVNGTNVLAFDAHLQWGVERVKGLAKFAGQGLFNVEIAGTGWVALTSRGTPIVVDCGRGEDETYVDPDALVAWSPALKVKGKRSFKASSLIGRGSGEAYQMAFSGQGIVVVQPSEDSTDRLRVRG, encoded by the coding sequence ATGAACCAGCAACTCGCGGGCTACGCCCCGACCCCCGTCGCGGCCCGCATGGAGAACCACGGCCGCACCATGCTCAAGGTCGCCATGGCCTCCGGCCAGGACCTGTACGCCCGGACCGGCTCGATGGTCGCCTACGAGGGCTTCATCAGCTACGAGCCCAACCCGCCGGCCGTCCGCCAGGTCGCCCAGCAGTGGGCCACCGGCGAGGGCGCGCCCATCATGAAGTGCACCGGCGACGGGCTGCTCTACCTCGCCGACTACGGCGCCGACGTCGTCGTCATCAACCTCCAGAACGACTCGATCTCGGTCAACGGCACCAACGTGCTCGCCTTCGACGCCCACCTCCAGTGGGGCGTCGAGCGGGTCAAGGGACTCGCCAAGTTCGCCGGCCAGGGCCTGTTCAACGTGGAGATCGCCGGCACCGGCTGGGTCGCGCTGACCTCGCGCGGCACGCCGATCGTCGTCGACTGCGGCCGCGGCGAGGACGAGACGTACGTCGACCCCGACGCGCTCGTCGCCTGGTCGCCCGCGCTCAAGGTCAAGGGCAAGCGCAGCTTCAAGGCGTCCTCCCTCATCGGGCGGGGCAGCGGCGAGGCATACCAGATGGCCTTCTCGGGCCAGGGCATCGTCGTCGTACAGCCGAGCGAGGACAGCACCGACCGCCTGCGGGTCCGGGGCTGA
- a CDS encoding AIM24 family protein, which yields MQSPLFNHAEQQSQERYVIQNPQLLRVSLTGQDDVLARKGAMVAYQGLVDFDGEYQTPNQRRARARTGEGLDLMRCSGQGTVYFANLAQHVHVVEVEQEGLTVDSAYVLALDSTLHTEVIAVDSQYGVSGTGKYQLNISGRGKVALMTSGQPLMMQVTPEKYVSVDADAIVAWSTGLRVQMQAQTTNSSVRHRRGNTGEGWELSFLGQGFALVQPSEVMPPQNAAIGQGIAAQFGAGQHGSHAQNQNNAWN from the coding sequence ATGCAGAGCCCGCTTTTCAACCACGCCGAACAGCAGAGCCAGGAGCGGTACGTCATCCAGAACCCGCAGCTCCTGCGGGTCAGCCTCACCGGGCAGGACGACGTCCTCGCCCGCAAGGGCGCCATGGTCGCGTACCAGGGACTCGTCGACTTCGACGGCGAGTACCAGACCCCGAACCAGCGCCGGGCCCGCGCCCGCACCGGTGAGGGCCTGGACCTGATGCGCTGCTCCGGCCAGGGCACGGTCTACTTCGCCAACCTCGCCCAGCACGTCCACGTCGTGGAGGTCGAGCAGGAGGGCCTGACCGTCGACAGCGCCTACGTCCTGGCGCTCGACTCGACCCTCCACACCGAGGTCATCGCCGTCGACAGCCAGTACGGGGTCTCCGGCACAGGCAAGTACCAGCTCAACATCTCCGGCCGCGGCAAGGTCGCCCTGATGACCTCCGGGCAGCCGTTGATGATGCAGGTCACGCCCGAGAAGTACGTGAGCGTCGACGCCGACGCGATCGTCGCCTGGTCCACCGGGCTGCGCGTCCAGATGCAGGCGCAGACGACCAACTCCAGCGTCCGCCACCGCCGTGGCAACACGGGCGAGGGCTGGGAGCTCAGCTTCCTCGGCCAGGGCTTCGCGCTCGTCCAGCCGAGCGAGGTCATGCCCCCGCAGAACGCCGCCATCGGACAGGGCATCGCCGCCCAGTTCGGCGCCGGCCAGCACGGCTCCCACGCCCAGAACCAGAACAACGCCTGGAACTGA
- a CDS encoding NUDIX hydrolase, translating to MSLYDDAVLVLKGYGDQPELRDVYLDHLAEHPDGMYKPCEAGHLTSSALVIDPSRGRVLLTLHKKLGMWLQMGGHCEQGDATVEAAALREATEESGIAGLSLLPGGPVRLDRHPIPAPCHWHLDVQYAAVAPADAVAEISEESLDLRWFAYEDVAGVADTSVVELLKGTLARLA from the coding sequence GTGAGCCTGTACGACGACGCGGTCCTCGTCCTGAAGGGGTACGGGGACCAGCCGGAGCTGCGCGATGTCTATCTGGACCATCTCGCGGAGCATCCCGACGGCATGTACAAGCCCTGCGAGGCCGGGCATCTGACCTCCAGCGCGCTGGTGATCGACCCGTCACGCGGGCGTGTGCTGCTGACCCTGCACAAGAAGCTGGGCATGTGGCTGCAGATGGGCGGTCACTGCGAGCAGGGTGACGCGACGGTGGAGGCGGCGGCGCTGCGCGAGGCGACCGAGGAGTCCGGCATCGCGGGTCTGAGCCTGCTGCCGGGCGGTCCGGTGCGGCTCGACCGGCATCCGATCCCGGCGCCGTGCCACTGGCATCTGGACGTGCAGTACGCGGCGGTCGCCCCGGCGGACGCGGTGGCGGAGATCAGCGAGGAGTCGCTGGACCTGCGCTGGTTCGCGTACGAGGACGTGGCGGGTGTCGCCGACACGTCGGTGGTGGAACTCCTGAAGGGCACGCTGGCGCGGCTGGCGTGA
- a CDS encoding zinc-dependent metalloprotease — MSDTPFGFGLPPEEPENGDEGKKKDPAGGGQGSGGNPFGANPFGFGGLPGMGGPGGADNPFAAMFGSLNPGDLGAAFQQLGQMLSYEGGPVNWDMAKQIARQVVAQGTADGVKDASVGPAEKSAVEEAVRLADLWLDEVTSLPSGANTAVAWSRAEWVEATLPAWQQLVDPVAERVGSAMGDVLPEEMQAMAGPLIGMMRSMGGAMFGQQIGQAVGALAGEVVGSTDVGLPLGPAGRAALLPLNIEAFGKDLGVPSDEVRLYLALREAAHQRLFAHVPWLRAHLFGAVEGYARGIKVDTSKLEEAVGQLDPTHPEQLQEALQQGMFQPQDTPEQKAALARLETALALVEGWVDAVVHEAAKSRLTSADALRETLRRRRASGGPAEQTFATLIGLELRPRRLRDAARLWASLTDARGVDGRDGLWEHPDMLPTATDLDDPDGFVHREHLDFSELDKMLGEAAKGENPEDGDGEK, encoded by the coding sequence GTGAGTGACACCCCATTCGGATTCGGCCTTCCGCCGGAGGAGCCGGAGAACGGCGACGAGGGCAAGAAGAAGGACCCCGCCGGAGGTGGCCAGGGGTCCGGCGGCAACCCGTTCGGTGCGAACCCGTTCGGCTTCGGCGGGCTGCCCGGCATGGGCGGTCCCGGTGGCGCGGACAATCCGTTCGCCGCGATGTTCGGCTCCCTGAACCCCGGCGATCTGGGCGCGGCCTTCCAGCAGCTCGGGCAGATGCTGAGCTACGAGGGCGGTCCCGTGAACTGGGACATGGCCAAGCAGATCGCCCGCCAGGTGGTGGCCCAGGGCACCGCCGACGGCGTCAAGGACGCCAGCGTGGGCCCGGCCGAGAAGTCCGCGGTCGAGGAGGCCGTGCGTCTGGCCGACCTGTGGCTGGACGAGGTCACCTCGCTGCCCTCGGGCGCGAACACCGCCGTGGCGTGGAGCCGCGCGGAGTGGGTCGAGGCGACGCTGCCGGCGTGGCAGCAGCTCGTGGACCCGGTCGCCGAGCGGGTCGGCTCGGCGATGGGCGACGTCCTGCCGGAGGAGATGCAGGCCATGGCCGGCCCGCTGATCGGCATGATGCGCTCCATGGGCGGCGCCATGTTCGGCCAGCAGATCGGGCAGGCCGTGGGCGCCCTCGCCGGTGAGGTCGTCGGCTCGACGGACGTCGGTCTGCCGCTGGGCCCGGCCGGGCGTGCCGCGCTGCTGCCGCTGAACATCGAGGCCTTCGGCAAGGACCTGGGCGTGCCCTCGGACGAGGTGCGGCTCTACCTGGCCCTGCGCGAGGCCGCCCACCAGCGTCTCTTCGCGCACGTGCCGTGGCTGCGGGCGCACCTCTTCGGCGCGGTCGAGGGGTACGCGCGCGGGATCAAGGTCGACACCTCGAAGCTGGAGGAGGCGGTGGGTCAGCTCGACCCGACGCATCCGGAGCAGCTGCAGGAGGCGCTCCAGCAGGGCATGTTCCAGCCGCAGGACACCCCGGAGCAGAAGGCGGCCCTGGCCCGTCTGGAGACGGCGCTCGCGCTGGTCGAGGGCTGGGTGGACGCGGTGGTCCACGAGGCCGCGAAGTCGCGGCTGACCTCGGCGGACGCGCTGCGCGAGACGCTGCGCCGGCGCCGGGCCTCGGGTGGTCCCGCCGAGCAGACCTTCGCGACGCTGATCGGTCTGGAGCTGCGTCCGCGGCGGCTGCGGGACGCGGCGCGCCTGTGGGCCTCGCTCACCGACGCGCGCGGGGTCGACGGCCGGGACGGTCTGTGGGAGCACCCGGACATGCTGCCGACGGCGACCGATCTGGACGACCCCGACGGCTTCGTGCACCGCGAGCACCTGGACTTCTCCGAACTGGACAAGATGCTCGGCGAGGCGGCCAAGGGCGAGAACCCCGAGGACGGGGACGGCGAGAAGTGA
- a CDS encoding SDR family oxidoreductase translates to MSSPDPQVRGARNPSTRSAVRGPVVAVTGAASGVGDLLTRRLAASEEIKRVVAIDERRGEVAEAQWHILDVRDPAIAEKLRGADVVVHLAVDLDLETDPAARTAYNVRGTQTVLTAAAAAGVHRVVLCTSAMVYGALPDNDIPLSEDAELRATAEATGVGDMLEIERLGRRAPRAHPGLHVTVVRPAVLVGGTDTALTRYFESPRLLVVAGSRPTWQFCHVEDLVSALEYAALEKVDGEFAVGCEGWLEQEEVEELSGIRRMELPSAVALGTAARLHRIGLTPSPAGDLAYTMHPWVVSVGRLHDAGWRPKWTNEEVLAALLEEVEGRHTVAGRRLGRKDATAAGAAGATVALLGTAALVRQMRKRRGL, encoded by the coding sequence GTGAGTTCCCCAGATCCACAGGTTCGCGGAGCGCGAAACCCCTCAACCCGGTCCGCCGTGCGCGGCCCCGTCGTCGCGGTCACCGGTGCCGCCTCCGGCGTCGGTGACCTGCTGACCAGGCGCCTCGCCGCCTCCGAGGAGATCAAGCGGGTCGTCGCCATCGACGAGCGCCGGGGCGAGGTCGCCGAGGCGCAGTGGCACATCCTCGACGTGCGCGACCCGGCCATCGCCGAGAAGCTGCGCGGCGCGGACGTCGTCGTGCACCTCGCCGTCGACCTCGACCTGGAGACCGACCCCGCCGCCCGGACGGCCTACAACGTGCGCGGCACCCAGACCGTCCTGACCGCCGCCGCCGCGGCCGGGGTCCACCGGGTGGTGCTCTGCACCTCCGCCATGGTCTACGGCGCCCTGCCCGACAACGACATCCCGCTCTCCGAGGACGCCGAGCTCAGGGCGACGGCGGAGGCCACCGGCGTCGGCGACATGCTGGAGATCGAGCGCCTCGGCCGCCGCGCCCCCCGCGCGCACCCCGGCCTGCACGTCACCGTCGTCCGCCCCGCCGTCCTCGTGGGGGGTACGGACACGGCGCTGACCCGCTACTTCGAGTCGCCCCGGCTGCTCGTCGTCGCCGGATCCCGGCCCACCTGGCAGTTCTGCCACGTCGAGGACCTGGTGAGCGCCCTGGAGTACGCGGCCCTGGAGAAGGTCGACGGGGAGTTCGCGGTCGGCTGCGAGGGCTGGCTGGAACAGGAGGAGGTCGAGGAGCTCTCCGGGATCCGGCGCATGGAGCTGCCCTCGGCGGTCGCCCTCGGCACCGCGGCCCGCCTCCACCGGATCGGGCTCACCCCGTCCCCGGCGGGCGACCTGGCCTACACGATGCACCCGTGGGTGGTGAGCGTCGGACGGCTGCACGACGCCGGCTGGCGCCCGAAGTGGACGAACGAGGAGGTCCTCGCCGCGCTCCTGGAGGAGGTCGAGGGCCGTCACACGGTCGCCGGCCGCCGCCTGGGCCGCAAGGACGCCACGGCGGCCGGCGCGGCCGGTGCGACGGTGGCGCTGCTCGGCACGGCGGCCCTCGTGCGGCAGATGCGGAAGCGGCGCGGCCTGTAG
- a CDS encoding molybdenum cofactor biosynthesis protein MoaE, whose product MAQTHDHPGEQAADDPIKLLAIRDTPLSVDEVFRAVGDDASGGTTLFVGTVRNHDGGADVDALGYSCHPTADAELRRVAEKVVANYPVRALAAVHRVGDLRVGDIAVVVAVSCPHRAEAFEACRKLIDDLKHEVPIWKHQTFSDGTEEWVGAC is encoded by the coding sequence ATGGCGCAGACGCACGACCACCCCGGCGAGCAGGCAGCGGACGACCCGATCAAGCTGCTCGCGATCCGTGACACCCCGCTCTCGGTCGACGAGGTCTTCCGGGCCGTCGGAGACGACGCCTCGGGCGGCACCACCCTCTTCGTCGGCACCGTCCGCAACCACGACGGCGGCGCGGACGTCGACGCCCTGGGCTACTCCTGCCATCCGACCGCCGACGCGGAGCTGCGCCGCGTCGCCGAGAAGGTCGTCGCGAACTATCCGGTCCGCGCCCTGGCCGCCGTGCACCGCGTCGGTGACCTGCGCGTCGGTGACATCGCGGTCGTCGTCGCCGTCTCCTGCCCGCACCGCGCCGAGGCCTTCGAGGCCTGCCGCAAGCTCATCGACGACCTCAAGCACGAGGTCCCGATCTGGAAGCACCAGACGTTCTCGGACGGCACCGAAGAGTGGGTCGGCGCCTGCTGA
- a CDS encoding PDZ domain-containing protein: MPRRTATMLASTLVLICLLIAGVLIPVPYAEMSPGPTVNTLGEARGEPVLRISGRKTYPTDGHLNMTTVRVTSADYKMNAVEAVYGWLAHDNVVVPHDTLYPDGKTEEESSQENAEEFSQSQESAKVAALGELGIPVVARVVVATVVKGAPAEGKLHAGDVIKAVDGVPVKEQGDVAKQVTKRKPGQDVEFTIVPAKVAAAAEKAHKEPTVTQKVVIRTTTSEEGDRAVVGIQAGTDHVFPFTIDINLADVGGPSAGLMFALGIVDKLTPESLTDGRFIAGTGTIDDKGQVGPIGGIEMKLVGARNAGAEYFLTPADNCGAAAADTPDGLTLIKVNTIDDATKSLEKLRKGDTTSLPSCSKS; encoded by the coding sequence ATGCCACGCCGCACCGCGACGATGCTCGCCTCCACCCTGGTCCTGATCTGCCTGCTCATCGCGGGCGTCCTGATCCCGGTGCCGTACGCGGAGATGAGCCCGGGGCCCACGGTCAACACCCTCGGCGAGGCCAGGGGAGAACCGGTCCTCCGGATCTCCGGACGCAAGACCTACCCGACCGACGGCCACCTCAACATGACGACGGTCCGGGTCACCAGCGCGGACTACAAGATGAACGCCGTCGAGGCCGTCTACGGGTGGCTCGCCCACGACAACGTGGTGGTGCCGCACGACACCCTCTACCCGGACGGCAAGACCGAGGAGGAGTCGAGCCAGGAGAACGCCGAGGAGTTCAGCCAGTCCCAGGAGAGCGCCAAGGTGGCGGCCCTCGGGGAGCTGGGCATCCCGGTGGTCGCCCGGGTCGTCGTCGCCACCGTCGTCAAGGGCGCCCCGGCCGAGGGCAAGCTGCACGCCGGGGACGTCATCAAGGCCGTCGACGGCGTGCCGGTCAAGGAGCAGGGTGACGTCGCCAAGCAGGTGACGAAGCGGAAGCCCGGCCAGGACGTGGAGTTCACGATCGTCCCGGCCAAGGTGGCGGCCGCCGCCGAGAAGGCCCACAAGGAGCCCACCGTCACCCAGAAGGTGGTCATCAGGACCACCACCTCGGAGGAGGGCGACCGGGCCGTCGTCGGCATCCAGGCCGGCACCGACCACGTCTTCCCGTTCACGATCGACATCAACCTGGCCGACGTCGGCGGCCCGAGCGCCGGCCTGATGTTCGCCCTCGGCATCGTCGACAAGCTCACCCCGGAGAGCCTCACCGACGGCCGGTTCATCGCCGGCACCGGCACCATCGACGACAAGGGCCAGGTCGGCCCGATCGGCGGCATCGAGATGAAGCTGGTCGGCGCGCGCAACGCCGGCGCCGAGTACTTCCTCACCCCGGCCGACAACTGCGGAGCGGCCGCAGCCGACACGCCCGACGGGCTCACCCTGATCAAGGTGAACACCATCGACGACGCCACGAAGTCGCTGGAGAAGCTCCGCAAGGGCGACACGACGTCCCTGCCGAGCTGCTCGAAGAGCTAG
- a CDS encoding PPA1309 family protein, whose translation MSNLSPSGPAMAASPLTRAVLEIDEYASSLGWDQPARLFALVDTARLRAQEPKLASQLGLGDDATAYTPIEQDKLPRGKALDEFLGTIAWPDAVAGCALTVERLMLPPSAEAQVPQGLSEKQLAKWVAGHPDRQEVRMTVAVLRDGAREAAIRLREKDSATEVLTGPDLVPGLAEALAATFES comes from the coding sequence ATGTCCAACCTTTCCCCCTCCGGCCCTGCGATGGCCGCGAGCCCCCTCACCCGCGCGGTGCTCGAGATCGACGAGTACGCCTCGAGCCTCGGCTGGGACCAGCCCGCCCGCCTGTTCGCCCTGGTCGACACCGCACGGCTGCGCGCCCAGGAGCCCAAGCTCGCCTCCCAGCTCGGCCTGGGCGACGACGCCACCGCCTACACCCCGATCGAGCAGGACAAGCTGCCGCGCGGCAAGGCCCTCGACGAGTTCCTGGGCACGATCGCCTGGCCCGACGCCGTCGCCGGCTGCGCCCTGACCGTGGAGCGGCTCATGCTGCCCCCGTCCGCCGAGGCCCAGGTCCCGCAGGGCCTGAGCGAGAAGCAGCTCGCCAAGTGGGTCGCCGGGCACCCGGACCGCCAGGAGGTCCGGATGACCGTGGCCGTGCTGCGGGACGGCGCCCGCGAGGCGGCGATCCGGCTGCGCGAGAAGGACTCCGCGACCGAGGTGCTGACCGGCCCCGACCTGGTGCCGGGCCTCGCCGAGGCGCTGGCGGCGACCTTCGAGAGCTGA